The sequence below is a genomic window from Banduia mediterranea.
GTGAGCGTCGCATCTGGCTGTATCGGCAACCGACGGACATGCGTCGCTCGTTCGATGGCTTGAGTGCGATGGTGCGCCGCCACCTGGGACGCGAGCCAAGCGATGGAGCGTGGTACGCCTTCATCAACCGCCGGCGCACGCAGATCAAAGTACTGGCGTTCGAATCGGGTGGCTACTGCGTGTGGAGCAAGCGCCTGGAGCAGGGCCAGTTCGGGACGGCGGATCAGGCCGACGACCCGATGAGTCCGGCGCAGTTCCTGGCCCTGCTCGAAGGTCTGGACTGGCGGCTCGTGCGGCGGCGAAAACGT
It includes:
- the tnpB gene encoding IS66 family insertion sequence element accessory protein TnpB (TnpB, as the term is used for proteins encoded by IS66 family insertion elements, is considered an accessory protein, since TnpC, encoded by a neighboring gene, is a DDE family transposase.), with the protein product ERRIWLYRQPTDMRRSFDGLSAMVRRHLGREPSDGAWYAFINRRRTQIKVLAFESGGYCVWSKRLEQGQFGTADQADDPMSPAQFLALLEGLDWRLVRRRKRYEKPRKSVAAGASAW